The region TCTAAATTTTGATAAATCCTTCCTGTTCCAACTTGTACAGTTTCATTGATGGTTTTTAAATCATTAACAGATTGAATGGATACTTCCGATTCGTTATACAACAATTTGGCGATTTTATTATTGGAATCTGCTTTGGATGATAATTCTTTTAAAGAATTTGATATTTCAGAAAGAGAAGTTGCTTGGTGTTCCGAAATTTGTTTTAGTTCTTCTGAGATTGTATCTTGATTTCTGATTTGTTGTTTCATTAGATCAATCGTATTAAGAATGGTTTTAGCCATATTCAATAGATTGTCTAAAGCCTTTTTTGCTTCCTTTTGTTTTTCGACGGCGAGATTGAGTAGATTTCTAGTGGCCGTTGCCCCCACAGTAGCACCAATCCCAACCCATACAAAAATTAGAAATCTGACAATGATATTACTTCTTGGACCTCCAGGGATGAGTTCAGGTCGTAATACAAACAAAAGAATTTCAGAAAAGATAATTAAAATAAAATTATAAATGGAGGCATTTCGATTGAAATACAATACACTGAGAACAAAGGAAATATAAAAAGTTGCCGCAAGTTCTGTAGCTCCATAAATCACATACTGGAATACAAGTAAACATAAGGTAACACCTGTGATCGAAATGTAACTGGAAGCCCAATGTGTTTTTAACTTACTAGAAAGTAAAAATCCAAAAATCAAAATTGAGGTGGCTAGGACAAATTCAATGAGGATACTTTCGTAAGTTAAGTAATCGGAACCTTTCCCTGAAATTTTGATGGAAAGTGTTGCAATGTTGGCCAGTGCCAAAATGGAAAGAAACGACAAAAACATACGTTTGTTGTTTCGTAACATCACTTCCGTGAAGAGATCATCCGAAATGGTCATCGCGTTTTTGGGAGCAAAAAATTTAGAGAACAAACGAAACCGTCCTAGAACCTAGATTGATTTTAAAGCCATACTTTAGGGAAAGAGAGCCTTGGCAAGAAACGTTCCAAACCTCCCAAGAGCGAAAACTGAATTCCGTTCACCCCAATAGAAATGGGACGAATCGAATGCCCTAGAATTATCAAAAAACTACGGAAAAAGAGAATTTATCTTTATGAATTATCAAAAGTAAACCAAACCGATGGAAATTTGATACTATGGGGGAGAAGGGAATCCTCAAAAGAAAAGCGCTACCTAACAAGAATCATCTTATATTCATAATACATACATTAGGTTACAACTCTAATTCCATTAGAATCTTCAATTTTTTGAATATTTTAGGTATTTCATAAGTAACCACAGATTCTCTGTTAGTTTTTCATAGAAAACTTTCGACTCGATTGACACAAAAGACCAAAATATTTTCACTGTATGAAAATCTTCATGGAGAAACATGTGAAAAAAAACATTTTTATTGTAATCGTATTTACAATTATTCTATTCATTCAAAATTGCAGTGGAGGATCGGTACATTCAAGTTTAGTCCCAAGTGCAAATACAAACCCAACAAGGGAATACTCAACCCCTTCCGTTTTTTCAAAAGGTGGTTTCTTCTTTCACAAAACATACGTTCCTGGGCCACTTGGAATCAATGCAGAAGCCCATTATGAAGGCAAAAGTTGTAGTCATACATTTTTATATTTAGTTTCCTCTGGTGATTCTTCTATCGAAGCTGCAAAAAGAAACGGGAACATTAAAAAAATTGCATATTTAGATTACGAACAGCTTGGTATTGCCATGGGTGTTCTCTACCATCGAGTTTGTACAATTATAAAAGGATCATAAATAGGTATTATCATGAAAACAAAAACAATACTTTTTATTTTCTTAAGTGCACTTCTTCTTACAAATTGTGCGATTGGGCCAACTCACGGTTACATATTTACTTCTACAAAATTTGCAGGTACGTTTAATCCAGAAAATAACGTAACATCAACTAAAGAAGCAACCGACTGCCAATTTACTGTTTTATACCTTTTTAGTTATGGGGATGCAGGTGCTGGATCAATTGCAAAAAAGAATGGAATCAGCAAAATAGCAACCATCGATCATTCTACCACTTCTTTGTTAACAGGTTTTTATCGAACATACTGTACGATTGTATCAGGAGAATAATTATGAAATATCTTATTTTTTCTTTTTTAAGTTTATTACTTTTTTCAAACTGCGTAACCACACCGTTTCCAAGTTATTTTTACTCTTATACCACCCAACATTTAAATGGTGATGCCACAGGAACTATGGTCACATCGGCTAAAGTTGAAAAGTTTGGAAAGTCTTGTAGTTTCTCTGGGTTCATCACGTATCCTTTCTTTTATGGTTCGGGAAACTCAATTGAGGAAGCAACCCAACATGCAAATATCAAAAAAATTGCTGTCATCGACAGAGAATCCTTAACCATTTTGCCTATTGGAATTTTTTATCGCGAATGTGTGATTGTTTGGGGAGAATAAACAGTGTCACATAAAATACTAATTACTGTTTTATGGATAACAATTTTATCTACTAACAGTTTATTTGCGAAAGAGTTCGACTCAACCCATGAATTACCCAAGGTAATCACACCAGACAAACATCGAGTTTTTATTCGTGGTGTAGATGGGTCAGGGGGATTACGTTTCCCTGTGATGGATTATCTAAAATACGAACCTATTAATTATATGTTGGTCAATGGGTTTGATGAATACGCTGCTCTTAACGCTTTTTCTAAACAAAAAGATCAAACTGGTGGTTCGAGACAATACGAACTTGAGTATAGATATTTAGATAAATTCCGCCTGATCTATGAAAATAGAAGGTTGGTAAATGTCCCAACATCAGATAACGATTCAGAAGGTTTTAGATTCAAAGAATCTTATAAAGGATTTGGGGCTGGTTACTTTCATCCACTTTCTCCTAACTTTAATCTTGGAGTCAGCTTAAGAAGAGTCAGTCTTGATCAAACCACTACTATAGG is a window of Leptospira kanakyensis DNA encoding:
- a CDS encoding methyl-accepting chemotaxis protein; amino-acid sequence: MFSKFFAPKNAMTISDDLFTEVMLRNNKRMFLSFLSILALANIATLSIKISGKGSDYLTYESILIEFVLATSILIFGFLLSSKLKTHWASSYISITGVTLCLLVFQYVIYGATELAATFYISFVLSVLYFNRNASIYNFILIIFSEILLFVLRPELIPGGPRSNIIVRFLIFVWVGIGATVGATATRNLLNLAVEKQKEAKKALDNLLNMAKTILNTIDLMKQQIRNQDTISEELKQISEHQATSLSEISNSLKELSSKADSNNKIAKLLYNESEVSIQSVNDLKTINETVQVGTGRIYQNLDVVMGYSNDTSEHIHLSKSKFNILKEKSTEIFDFVSVINDIADKVNLLSLNASIEAARAGEHGRGFAVVAEEISKLAAATTRNSKEISKIIQENLSLIGESSELINRSSSLMGKLDSAIGTIKDEITGVGSKIVEIDKAIETIDNLNTRIYETSKTIENSTNFQKIATEESTKITADISEYAANIVEISKQISESSKSTGGIIVQLDSMAQEMTN
- a CDS encoding TRL domain-containing protein, which gives rise to MKYLIFSFLSLLLFSNCVTTPFPSYFYSYTTQHLNGDATGTMVTSAKVEKFGKSCSFSGFITYPFFYGSGNSIEEATQHANIKKIAVIDRESLTILPIGIFYRECVIVWGE
- the lsa14 gene encoding adhesin Lsa14 gives rise to the protein MKKNIFIVIVFTIILFIQNCSGGSVHSSLVPSANTNPTREYSTPSVFSKGGFFFHKTYVPGPLGINAEAHYEGKSCSHTFLYLVSSGDSSIEAAKRNGNIKKIAYLDYEQLGIAMGVLYHRVCTIIKGS
- a CDS encoding TRL-like family protein, with translation MKTKTILFIFLSALLLTNCAIGPTHGYIFTSTKFAGTFNPENNVTSTKEATDCQFTVLYLFSYGDAGAGSIAKKNGISKIATIDHSTTSLLTGFYRTYCTIVSGE